In Mesorhizobium sp. M9A.F.Ca.ET.002.03.1.2, the DNA window CGAGCGCTCGATCGCGCTGTTCGGTGATTCGCATGCCGACCACTGGTCGACGCCGCTGATCGAGGCGGCGAAGAAGAACGACTACAAGGTCGTCACCTGGCTCAAGTCCGCCTGCCGGGCCTCGCGGCTGACGGTCTGGAGCTCGAAGCTGAAACGCGACTACACCGAGTGCGATCAATGGCGCGAGCAATCGATCAAGGAGATCATCGCCCTGCGCCCGAGCCTGGTGGTGATCTCGGAGATCTCGCTGACGAGCTCGCGCAAACTGTCGCCCGACGCAAAGGAAACCGGCAGCCTGGACCAGGACTGGCGGGCCGGCCTGCGTGCAACGCTGGAGGCGTTCAGCCAGGCCGGGCTGAAGGTCGCCTTCATCCGCGATGTACCGTTCAACGGCATGTTCGTCGACACTTGCGTGGCCCGCGCGCTGTGGCGGGGACAGACGCCTTCGGTATGTGACGCGCCGCGAACCGATGCCGCCAACGACGCCGTGGCCGCGGTGGAGCGCGACATCGTGCGCACCATCCCCAACGCCACCTATATCGATATGACCGACCGGTTCTGCGACACCAGGACCTGCCATGTCTTCATCGGCGGCAAGCTGGCCTACCGCGACCGCCACCACATGGCGACGCCCTTTGCACAAACGCTGGAGCCGCCGGTCGAGCGCGCGCTGTTCTCGAAGGTGGCGGCGGAGAAGTAGGGCGGCGCAAGACGCGCCTTTCACGTCTCAATGCAGGCCAAACTCACGCAGCAGTTCTTCGCGGTAGCGCACGAACCGGCTTTCGCTGCGATCGCGGGGGCGCGGCAGTTCAACGTCGACCAGCCGTGCCGTGCCGCCTTTCTCCCTGGGCAGGATCAGCACCCTGTCCGCAAGATAGATCGCTTCCTCCAGATCATGGGTGACCATGACCATGGTGACGTTCTCCTCGCTCCAGATGCGCGCCAGTTCCTCCTGCATGCCGATCTTGGTCATGGCGTCGAGCGCGCCCAGCGGCTCGTCGAGCAACAGGATTTCAGGCTGCACGGTCAAGGCCCGGGCGATGCCGATGCGCTGCGCCATGCCGCCCGAAAGCTGCCTGGGGTAGGCATCGCTGAATTCGGCTAGGCCGACAAGCGCGGTATAGAAGCGGGCCTTGTCCTCGGCCTCCGCCCTCGGCACGCGCCGCACTTCGAGGCCAAAGGCGACGTTGCCGAGTACTGTCAGCCAGGGCAGCAGGCGGGGTTCCTGGAAGATGACCGCGCGCTCGGAGCCGACGCCATGGACCGGCTTGCCGTCGATCGCGACACCGCCGCTATCGGCGGCCTCCAGCCCGGCAAGAATGCGCAGCAGCGTGGTCTTGCCCGATCCGCTGGCGCCGACGATGACGAGACATTCGCCGGACCGGATATCGAGGTTGAGCGCCCTGAGCACGGCAAGCGGGCGCCTGCCGAGGGTGAAGGATTTGGAAAGGTCGCGTATCGTGACCTCGCCGCCGCTTTTGGTGGCCATGGCGCTCGTTTCCCCCGGTCAGTTGGTTTTCGTTTCGCCGCGCCCGTAAAGGATATCAGCGGCTTTCAGCTTGCCCTTGGGCAGGCGGCCGTCGCGTTCGAGCACGCTGACCCAGAAGTCGATGTCGCGGTCGTCAGCCTTCGCCCCTTCGCGCAGGCCGAAGCCGGTCCAGTAGCGCGCCAGTTCGCCATTTTCGCCGCGCTTGTCGAGGATGTCCGCGAGCATCTTGCGCGCCTCGTCCGGGTTCTGGCGCGACCAGTCGGCGGCGCGGGCCGACTGTTCGACGAAATTGCGGGCGCCTTCGGGATGCGCCGTGATGAAGTCGCGCCGCAGGACAATGAAGCCGCCTGCCAGTTCGCCCAACACGTCGGTGTCGTTGAACACGCCGCGCACGCCGCCATTGTCGACCAGGGCGCCGGCAAACGTCGCCTGCCAATAGCCCAGTGCCGCGATATCGACCTGGCGTGACCGCAAGGTCTGCTCAAGCTGAGGCCCGGGCACCACGACCAGGTTGGCGGCATCAGGCGGCAGGCCGACGCCGTGCAGCGCTTCGCGCACGGTGTAGTCGAGATGGGCGCCGAGCGTGTTGACCGCAATGGTCTTGCCGGCGATATCGGCAATCGATTTGATCGGACTGTCTTCCAGCACGTAGAGGACGCTGCGCACTTGCCTGTTGATGCCGTTGCTTGGATAGGCGGCGACGAAGTCGTTGCCGCCGGAGATCGAATTGATCACCGCAGCGGTTGCGGCCGAGCCGAGATCGACGCTGCCGGAGGCGAGCGCGAACAGCGATTCCGGGCCGCCGCTCGAGTAGCCGACATTCTCCAGTCTGACGCCGAGGTCCTTGAAATAGCCGAGCTCGTCCGCCAGCTCATGCGGCGAGATGCTGCCACGGCTGGCGAGGTAGCGCAACGTGACCGGCACGGCTTGCGCAACGGCGAAGCGGGGCAGGCCTGTGGCGATGATGCCGGCGGCAAAGGGAGCGCCCGCAAGCAGGGAACGGCGAGTGATTGGCATGATCCGGTCTTTCCTGTTGGAGAGGATTGTGAAGCTGGTCAGTCGATGGGATTGCTCCAGCGGCAGAGCCGCCGCTGCAGGCTGACCAGCGCCTGGTTGGCGATCAGGCCGAGGCCGGCGAGGATGACGATTGCCGCAAACATCAGCGGAATCTGGAAGTTGTACTGCGCGTTCATCACCTGAAAGCCGATGCCCTTGTTGGCGCCGATCATTTCGGAAGCGATCAGCAGCAGCAGCGCCGTGGTCGCGCTGAGCCTTAAGCCCACGAAGATCGACGGGACAGCCCCCGGAAGCACGACACGTCGAAACGCGGTAAGCCGCGTGGCGCCATAGACCCGGGCCATCTCGAGCAGTTTCGGATCGACTTGCTTGACGCCGCTGATGGTGTTGAGCAGCAGCGGGAACAGCGTCGCCCAGAAGATGACGAAGACCTTTGATGCCTCCCCCAGCCCGAGCAGCAGGATGAACACCGGGTAGAGCGCCAGCGCCGAGGTCTGCCGGAAAACCTGCAGGATCGGATCAAGCGCGGTTTCGATGGCGCGCACCTGGCCCATAAACAGGCCAAGCGGGATGGCGACCGCCACGGCCGCCGCGAAGGCGAGGCCGGCGCGCTGCAGGCTGATGGCGATGTCGCCAAGCAAGGCGCCGCCTGCCAGACCGTTCCACAATGCGGTGACGATCGTGTCGATCGGCGGCAGCACCGCGGCGTTGACCCATCCCGCGCTGCTTGAGACCTGCCAGATCGCGAGGAAGGTGATCAGGATGCCGTAGCGGGACAGAAAGCGGACGATTGTCCGGTTGGCCAGGCGCGGGAATTCGGCGCCAAGGCTGGTTCTGCCGTCATGTGCAGCGATCGTGACCGGCTGCTCGACGTGTTGCAAACTCATCGTCTTGCCCTTTGCTTAGGAGAATTTATTCGGCGGCCAGCACCTTCGAGCGGGCAGCGGTCCAGGGGTTTTCCGGCCGCCTGAGGCCGAGATTCTCGCGCAGCGTCGTGCCTTCATAGGCGGTGCGGAACAGGCCACGGCGCTGCAGCTCGGGGATCACCAGGTCGACGAAATCGTCGAGCGCGCCAGGCAGCCAGGGCGGCAGGATGTTGAAGCCGTCGGCGGCCTCGTTGCCAAACCATTCCTCCAGCTGATCGGCGACCTGCACCGCGCTACCGATGACGGTGTAGTGGCCGCGCGCCGTCGCCACCCACTGGTAGAGCTGGCGGATGGTGAAGTTGTGCTCGTCGGCAATCTGGCGGATAAGCGCCTGGCGGCTCTTCATGCCTTCGGTTTCCTTGCTCGGCGGCAGCGGCCCGTCGATTGGATAACCCCTGATGTCGAGCGTCTGGCCCGCCAGCCCGTTGAGCAGGGCGACGCCATCCTCGGGCAGAATCAGGTCGTTCAGCTGCTGGTACTTGGCGCGGGCCTCCTCTTCGGTGCGGCCGACGAAGGGTGCCACGCCCGGCATGATGAGCACCTGTGCGGGATCACGGCCGACTGCCGCCACACGCGCCTTGATGTCGCGATAGAATTCTTGCGCCGAGGTCAGATTCTGATGGGCGGTGAAGATGACCTCAGCCGATTGGGCGGCGAGCTTGCGTCCGTCCTCCGACTGCCCGGCCTGTACCACCACCGGGTGGCCCTGCACCGGACGCGGCACATTGAGCGGACCTTTGACGCTGAAATGCAGGCCCTTGTGGTCGATGTCGTGAAGCTTGTCCTTGTCGTAGAAGCGCCCCGACTTCTTGTCGCGGATGAAGGCATCGTCTTCCCAGCTGTCCCACAGCGCCTTGACCGTCTCGACATGCTCATGCGCCCGAGCATAGCGATCGGCGTGGGCAGGCTGCGTCTCGCGATTGAAATTGCGCGCGGTCTCGTCGCCCGCCGAGGTCACGACATTCCAGCCGGCCCGGCCGTTCGACAGGAGATCGAGCGAGGCGAACTTGCGGGCGAGCGTATAAGGCTCCTCATAGGTGGTGGAGGCGGTGGCAATGAAGCCCAGATGCGTGGTGAGCGGCGCCAGTGCGGCAAACAGCGTAACCGGCTCGAACCCGGCGATCTTGGCATTGCCGCCTTCGCGGGCGCCGAGGCCGACTGTCAGGTTGTCGGCGAGGAAATAGGCGTCGAACAGGCCGCGTTCGGCGGTCAGCGCGAGCTGCCTGTGGAACTCGAAATTCGTCGCGCCGTCGGCTGGCGCGCCAGGGTGGCGCCAGGCTGCGATATGCTGTCCGCCACCGGGCAGGAAAGCACCAAGCTTGATCTGCCTGAACTTGCTGGGTCTGGTCATTGCGGGTTCCTTCTGAGCTGTGCGGAAAGAGGGTCGAGGGTCACTGGCCGGTGTTCAGGCGGCAAGACCGACGCTGCGTGGCGTTCCCACCACCCGGCATGCTTCGGCGACCGCTTGCCTGGCGCGAGCATGGATGGCTTCGGACACCAGAACGCCGTTGGCGAAGTCCTTGTCTGAGGCGTAGATCGCGGTCGGCAGGGTCAGCGCCTCGAAGAAGCCGAATAACGGCCGCAGTTGATGCTCGACAACCAGGCAATGACGATCGCCGCCGCCGGTTGCAGCAAGGATGACCGGCTTTCCCCGCAGGGATGACGGGTCGAGCAGGTCGAAGAAATGCTTGAAAAGCCCGGTGTAGCTGCCTTTGAAGGTCGGCGAGCCAATCACCAGGATATCGGCGCCCAGCAATCGCTCGACGATGTTTCTGGCCAACGGATCCAGATCGCCAATGCGCCTTGCCAGTGGAAAGGACTGACCGAGATCCTCGATGTCGAAAACGGTCGAGGCCGCATCGGTGCTGCTCGCCACCTCCGCGACGATGTGGCTGATGAACGCCTTGGTCTTCGACGGACGGGTCAGGTTTCCTGACAGCCCCACCACCAGCTTTTTGGACATTTTAGGCTCCTCGCAAAGCAGCTTGTGTGCATTAAGTCTACTGAGTTTATAGAATTAAATGAGCGAGAAGATTTCAAAACGAACCCGTCAAGCGGATTGAGTTTGCGGCACATCGCCGTTGATTGGTTCATTCGACGCG includes these proteins:
- a CDS encoding ABC transporter permease, coding for MSLQHVEQPVTIAAHDGRTSLGAEFPRLANRTIVRFLSRYGILITFLAIWQVSSSAGWVNAAVLPPIDTIVTALWNGLAGGALLGDIAISLQRAGLAFAAAVAVAIPLGLFMGQVRAIETALDPILQVFRQTSALALYPVFILLLGLGEASKVFVIFWATLFPLLLNTISGVKQVDPKLLEMARVYGATRLTAFRRVVLPGAVPSIFVGLRLSATTALLLLIASEMIGANKGIGFQVMNAQYNFQIPLMFAAIVILAGLGLIANQALVSLQRRLCRWSNPID
- a CDS encoding ABC transporter ATP-binding protein, with translation MATKSGGEVTIRDLSKSFTLGRRPLAVLRALNLDIRSGECLVIVGASGSGKTTLLRILAGLEAADSGGVAIDGKPVHGVGSERAVIFQEPRLLPWLTVLGNVAFGLEVRRVPRAEAEDKARFYTALVGLAEFSDAYPRQLSGGMAQRIGIARALTVQPEILLLDEPLGALDAMTKIGMQEELARIWSEENVTMVMVTHDLEEAIYLADRVLILPREKGGTARLVDVELPRPRDRSESRFVRYREELLREFGLH
- a CDS encoding ABC transporter substrate-binding protein — translated: MPITRRSLLAGAPFAAGIIATGLPRFAVAQAVPVTLRYLASRGSISPHELADELGYFKDLGVRLENVGYSSGGPESLFALASGSVDLGSAATAAVINSISGGNDFVAAYPSNGINRQVRSVLYVLEDSPIKSIADIAGKTIAVNTLGAHLDYTVREALHGVGLPPDAANLVVVPGPQLEQTLRSRQVDIAALGYWQATFAGALVDNGGVRGVFNDTDVLGELAGGFIVLRRDFITAHPEGARNFVEQSARAADWSRQNPDEARKMLADILDKRGENGELARYWTGFGLREGAKADDRDIDFWVSVLERDGRLPKGKLKAADILYGRGETKTN
- a CDS encoding LLM class flavin-dependent oxidoreductase — translated: MTRPSKFRQIKLGAFLPGGGQHIAAWRHPGAPADGATNFEFHRQLALTAERGLFDAYFLADNLTVGLGAREGGNAKIAGFEPVTLFAALAPLTTHLGFIATASTTYEEPYTLARKFASLDLLSNGRAGWNVVTSAGDETARNFNRETQPAHADRYARAHEHVETVKALWDSWEDDAFIRDKKSGRFYDKDKLHDIDHKGLHFSVKGPLNVPRPVQGHPVVVQAGQSEDGRKLAAQSAEVIFTAHQNLTSAQEFYRDIKARVAAVGRDPAQVLIMPGVAPFVGRTEEEARAKYQQLNDLILPEDGVALLNGLAGQTLDIRGYPIDGPLPPSKETEGMKSRQALIRQIADEHNFTIRQLYQWVATARGHYTVIGSAVQVADQLEEWFGNEAADGFNILPPWLPGALDDFVDLVIPELQRRGLFRTAYEGTTLRENLGLRRPENPWTAARSKVLAAE
- the msuE gene encoding FMN reductase; the protein is MSKKLVVGLSGNLTRPSKTKAFISHIVAEVASSTDAASTVFDIEDLGQSFPLARRIGDLDPLARNIVERLLGADILVIGSPTFKGSYTGLFKHFFDLLDPSSLRGKPVILAATGGGDRHCLVVEHQLRPLFGFFEALTLPTAIYASDKDFANGVLVSEAIHARARQAVAEACRVVGTPRSVGLAA